In a genomic window of Flavobacterium sp. KACC 22761:
- a CDS encoding T9SS sorting signal type C domain-containing protein: protein MKKNLLTSLFSFQFSISILVNSKQQKIFACIKKMQLCLLLLFLCNSLWAQPPHTYSSDGTLYVPAGVTSMDVEAWGAGGSGGGASGATVDGRSGGGGGGGAYVKGKITTIPSASLSIKVAGATANGASGGNSTIVGYEGILLAAGGKGGTSNNSAGTPAGGKGGLDTDSFGSIKKTSGVDGGSGNTGVIGLLLGSGAGGKGGDTGGGAGGLGITSLVLGNAPGNAGAPPGGGGGGAMNSLLGSAQVGGAGGAGQMIISYTCPTYNITGVSASPVCSSSGNTTILLTSTSALLPVGTYTVTYNLSNPTNTGLTVSMTVTTAGSGSFLLSGFTTASTRDITITKLTSGDCFSNVTVGNTASIVISSPSVGGTVGGGTTICSGLTSGVLTLTGNTGAVLNWEYSVSPFSVWTPITNTATTYTSGPLTQTTQFRAVVQNGGCASANSIATTVTVNPIPVPTFSVQPASSVCVNTDVTYTTQGGQTNYVWTIPGIAGTDYSIISGGISSINSTVTLQWLTSGNKTVSVKYSSNGCVAVTSASNTTTATKTERGVVNGGLHVCQGNPSPLLTLNSYVGTIVRWEYAEAIPYVWQPIAHTGITYQPGILTTSTSYRAIVKNGICAEEASIETRIDVDPIPAAPNILSFTQPTCNVPTGSIVLNGLSGSGNILQSDGTVITNRPYSGNSITISGLIPGKYKFAVDNNCLITYSTEITIQANTWNGTTWSYGTPPTVDNIVDFQEDYNLGNDINACSCTISNEAAVTIQNGKTLNVVNGIHVLNGTLTFADGASILQSNPDTNLNTGIIYYKRNSQPIRQADYVYWSSPVKNQKLIDVSSETAPDKYFSYDGTKWIGESRNNVMTVGKGYIIRGPETFSNTARYLFPTVFKGTPNNGDIAGETVTANKFYLIGNPYPSALHADDFIEANKTLLDGTLYFWTHNTPVVLVGAYQYSTDDYATYNLTGGVGTGSAAPSGTKPGNNGYPPLGYIAAGQSFFAETIAAGTIVFNNSMRRGGNKNSQFFKIDGESKETIEKNRVWLNMTNTEGAFKQLMVGYVEGATNEYDKKYDGTSFDANKYLDFYSINEEHKLVIQGRALPFKSSDMVPLGYRTTLAGDFTISIYQVDGKLTVQPIYLEDKKMGKIHDLRKGNYTFSTEIGTFSDRFVLRYTDKSLGVEEVVSDENNIKVIIKSNDMKVISTKESISQVAVFDLSGRLLFEKKNINATELQILNFRSANQVLLVKVTLENGNTTTKKVAF, encoded by the coding sequence ATGAAAAAAAATCTACTTACATCATTATTTTCTTTTCAATTTTCGATTTCAATTTTAGTTAATTCAAAGCAACAAAAAATATTTGCTTGCATAAAAAAAATGCAATTATGTTTGCTGTTGCTTTTTTTGTGCAACTCTTTATGGGCACAGCCACCACACACTTATTCATCAGATGGAACTTTATATGTTCCCGCTGGAGTCACTTCAATGGATGTTGAGGCATGGGGCGCAGGTGGCTCTGGTGGTGGTGCCAGCGGAGCTACGGTAGACGGACGCAGCGGTGGAGGCGGCGGTGGGGGTGCTTATGTAAAAGGAAAAATTACCACGATACCAAGTGCTAGTTTAAGTATTAAGGTGGCTGGCGCTACTGCCAATGGAGCTTCAGGTGGGAATTCTACTATTGTGGGATATGAAGGTATTCTTTTAGCGGCCGGCGGAAAAGGTGGTACATCAAATAATTCAGCAGGAACTCCCGCCGGTGGTAAGGGAGGATTAGATACAGATTCATTTGGTTCTATAAAAAAAACCTCAGGTGTCGATGGTGGATCAGGAAATACAGGTGTTATAGGATTGTTACTAGGTTCTGGTGCCGGTGGAAAAGGCGGAGATACCGGAGGTGGTGCGGGAGGTTTAGGGATAACAAGTTTGGTTTTAGGAAATGCCCCAGGAAATGCAGGGGCTCCTCCCGGAGGCGGAGGCGGAGGCGCAATGAATTCACTTTTAGGAAGTGCACAAGTTGGTGGAGCTGGTGGCGCTGGTCAAATGATTATAAGTTATACATGCCCAACTTATAATATCACAGGAGTGTCAGCATCTCCCGTATGTTCTTCATCAGGAAATACAACTATACTATTGACTTCTACATCTGCTTTATTGCCTGTTGGAACTTATACTGTAACTTATAATCTTAGCAATCCGACAAACACTGGGTTGACCGTTTCGATGACTGTGACAACAGCTGGCTCAGGAAGTTTTTTGTTATCAGGTTTTACTACTGCTAGCACCAGAGATATTACAATCACTAAATTGACATCTGGTGATTGTTTTTCAAATGTAACAGTAGGTAACACAGCTTCAATAGTAATTTCTTCACCATCTGTTGGCGGAACTGTTGGAGGTGGAACTACAATCTGTAGCGGATTAACAAGTGGTGTCTTAACTTTGACAGGAAATACAGGTGCTGTTTTAAATTGGGAATATTCAGTTAGTCCATTTTCTGTTTGGACACCAATCACAAATACAGCAACAACTTATACTTCGGGACCACTTACTCAAACAACTCAATTTAGAGCAGTTGTACAAAATGGAGGTTGTGCTTCGGCAAACTCGATAGCAACAACTGTCACAGTGAATCCAATTCCAGTGCCTACTTTTTCTGTTCAACCGGCATCTTCGGTTTGTGTTAATACGGATGTTACTTATACTACACAAGGTGGGCAAACAAATTATGTTTGGACAATTCCTGGAATTGCAGGAACAGATTATTCGATTATTTCGGGTGGAATTTCATCCATCAATAGCACAGTGACACTGCAGTGGCTGACTAGTGGAAATAAAACGGTTTCGGTTAAATATTCATCGAATGGCTGTGTTGCGGTTACAAGTGCAAGTAATACAACAACTGCTACAAAAACCGAACGTGGTGTTGTTAATGGAGGTTTGCATGTTTGTCAAGGAAACCCAAGTCCGTTATTGACATTGAACAGTTACGTTGGAACAATTGTGAGATGGGAATATGCCGAAGCAATACCGTATGTCTGGCAACCTATTGCGCATACAGGAATCACATATCAGCCGGGAATCTTGACCACAAGCACGAGTTATCGAGCTATTGTGAAAAATGGAATTTGTGCTGAAGAGGCTTCAATCGAAACCAGAATTGATGTAGATCCTATTCCTGCGGCGCCAAATATATTAAGTTTTACACAACCAACATGTAATGTGCCTACTGGAAGTATTGTTTTAAACGGATTATCTGGTTCAGGAAATATTTTACAATCTGATGGTACCGTAATTACCAATCGTCCTTATTCGGGAAATTCAATAACAATTTCAGGCTTAATTCCCGGAAAATACAAATTTGCAGTTGATAATAATTGCTTGATCACTTATTCCACAGAAATTACAATACAAGCTAATACTTGGAATGGGACAACCTGGTCTTATGGCACTCCTCCAACAGTAGATAATATCGTAGATTTTCAAGAAGACTACAATCTTGGCAACGATATTAATGCGTGTTCGTGTACAATAAGCAACGAAGCGGCTGTAACCATTCAGAATGGTAAAACCTTGAATGTTGTCAATGGCATTCATGTACTTAATGGAACCTTAACTTTTGCTGACGGTGCAAGCATATTGCAGTCAAATCCTGATACTAATTTGAATACAGGTATTATTTATTATAAGCGAAATAGCCAGCCCATTCGACAAGCTGATTATGTTTATTGGTCTTCGCCAGTGAAAAATCAAAAATTGATAGATGTTTCGTCTGAAACAGCTCCTGATAAATACTTCAGTTATGATGGTACAAAATGGATTGGAGAATCAAGAAATAACGTAATGACCGTTGGAAAAGGATATATAATTCGGGGACCAGAAACTTTTTCGAATACCGCGAGATATCTGTTTCCGACAGTTTTCAAAGGAACGCCAAATAATGGAGATATAGCGGGAGAGACTGTGACCGCAAACAAATTTTATTTAATAGGAAACCCTTATCCTTCGGCACTTCATGCAGATGATTTTATAGAAGCAAACAAAACATTACTTGATGGAACTTTGTATTTCTGGACACACAATACACCTGTTGTTTTAGTAGGCGCTTATCAATATTCTACCGATGATTATGCAACTTATAATTTGACAGGAGGTGTAGGAACTGGAAGTGCCGCTCCTTCTGGCACTAAACCGGGCAATAATGGCTATCCTCCACTGGGCTATATTGCGGCTGGACAGTCTTTTTTTGCTGAAACAATTGCAGCAGGAACGATTGTTTTTAATAATTCGATGCGAAGAGGCGGTAATAAAAATTCTCAATTTTTTAAAATTGATGGGGAGTCTAAAGAAACAATCGAAAAAAATAGAGTTTGGTTAAATATGACCAATACCGAGGGTGCTTTTAAACAATTAATGGTTGGTTATGTCGAAGGAGCGACAAATGAATATGACAAAAAATATGACGGAACTAGTTTTGACGCAAACAAATATTTGGATTTTTATAGTATCAATGAAGAACATAAATTGGTGATCCAAGGACGCGCTTTGCCTTTTAAAAGTAGCGATATGGTTCCGTTAGGATATCGAACTACACTTGCAGGGGATTTTACAATTTCGATATATCAGGTTGATGGCAAATTAACCGTTCAGCCTATTTATTTAGAGGATAAAAAAATGGGTAAAATTCATGATTTACGCAAAGGCAATTATACTTTTAGTACAGAAATCGGAACTTTTTCAGATCGATTCGTACTTCGATACACTGATAAATCCTTAGGTGTTGAGGAAGTGGTCAGTGATGAAAATAACATAAAGGTTATAATAAAATCAAATGACATGAAAGTAATATCCACCAAAGAATCAATAAGTCAAGTCGCTGTTTTTGATCTTTCGGGAAGACTCCTTTTTGAGAAGAAAAATATTAATGCAACAGAATTGCAAATATTGAATTTCCGTTCAGCGAACCAGGTTTTACTGGTAAAAGTGACTTTGGAAAATGGAAATACTACTACTAAAAAGGTAGCATTTTAA
- a CDS encoding T9SS sorting signal type C domain-containing protein, translated as MIRKLLYTILLIVFLGNTFIYAQQGKVDITFNTIDDGLIGDGFDAPVQTLSLQSDQNLIVGGEYLNINGSSSPYLTRLKPDGTIDESFDTGTGFNGKVYATCIQPDGKIIVGGGFTSYNGINAGRLIRLNIDGSYDASFNTLIGAETGIIYGIALQVDGKIVITGSFTKYNGVAKSYVARILTNGALDTSFSSSFKSTVTNVKVLTDGKILISGNFTVFNNVATNRIVRLNNDGQLDPSFNIGEGFDAEVHAMEVQPDGKIILGGKFTTFNGTAANGIIRLMQDGAIDTTFYTGTGFSSGIVYTCKIDPFGNIMVGGSFSGNYNGTSVNRVCYLDSSGFLKNDIDFGSGPASASVYALETDAEGAWYIGGSFSVFDGLNQGKLAKIDSEGEYDTGYLASGIGFDNSVFKILSLENGESVVVGNFKKFNGNIALRIAKLLEDGSSDPEFNSGQLGANNLIKTAVLQSDGKIILGGNFTKYNETLINRIVRVLPDGTVDASFNVTSGFNSQVYAMEIQSDGKIIVAGNFAKYNDVSAGKIIRLMPDGSRDSSFNTGSGADGIIEAILIQPDGKILLGGRFSTFNGVQYSHLIRLNPDGSIDTSFNIGDGFNNNVYALAIQSDQKIVLGGNFLTFNKVTQRRILRLNSNGSLDTTFQSGSGFSKGDVRTILVQPDDRILVGGTFSGTYNGSTSLRLIRLLKSGAVDASFDARLNNKAFAMSFSSDYKLLVGGDFNSVSGISKHRIARLKLCLESTTWNGNSWSNGFPSGGKELFFKDDYPDLIIANVCSCTIDEGKKVTLLSGNTLSLEFAYSGLGTLILEDSANLYQYDDDIKNTGIIHLKRNSSPILKSDFTYWSSPVGNQKLIDLSPNTASDRFLTYDPNAKNWKSESGSNNMLSGTGYIIQGPKDFSESTPRIYTATFKGVPNNGKIQVKMGPADSFNLIGNPYPSTLNADLFLKENASKIKGTIYLWTHNTPITNNKYTSDDYAVYNLLGGVGTRGALSSGINETIPDNTVGAGQAFFVASQNSGTIEFNDGMRMKEKNKSFYKPTKRDKIQKNDIERQRIWLDLKNEEGVFKQILIGYINGATNDYDISYDAESFNGNKFIDFYSISQDKELVIQGRAFPFEQTDSVRLGYMCTIEGNLSLSIDCIDNKFSDVNIYVEDKELNVIHNLKDSPYTFKTKQGTFDARFELKYLDKKLEVDDFEEVANLVFVSVKDRQINIYASQETINEASIFDLTGKVLYKKTKIDASSFHIQNLNSTNQVLFVKVTLQNGFVETKKIIF; from the coding sequence TTGATTAGAAAATTACTTTATACAATACTCTTAATTGTGTTTCTGGGAAATACTTTTATTTACGCACAACAGGGAAAAGTTGACATTACTTTTAACACTATTGATGACGGTCTAATTGGTGACGGTTTTGATGCTCCAGTTCAGACTTTGTCTTTACAATCGGATCAAAATTTAATAGTTGGTGGTGAATATCTAAATATAAACGGAAGTTCGTCACCTTATTTGACGCGATTAAAACCAGACGGTACTATTGACGAAAGTTTTGATACCGGAACAGGTTTCAACGGAAAAGTGTATGCAACATGCATTCAGCCTGACGGCAAAATAATTGTTGGAGGCGGTTTTACTTCCTACAATGGCATAAATGCGGGAAGACTTATTCGATTAAATATTGACGGAAGCTATGATGCATCATTTAATACTTTAATTGGTGCCGAAACGGGAATTATTTATGGTATCGCATTACAGGTAGACGGAAAAATAGTCATAACAGGCAGTTTTACAAAATATAATGGTGTGGCAAAAAGTTACGTTGCAAGAATTCTCACCAATGGTGCTCTGGACACTTCTTTTTCATCAAGCTTTAAATCTACAGTAACAAATGTGAAGGTTTTGACAGATGGAAAGATTCTGATTTCAGGAAACTTTACTGTTTTTAATAATGTGGCAACCAATCGAATTGTTCGTTTAAATAATGATGGACAACTTGATCCGAGTTTTAATATTGGAGAAGGTTTTGATGCCGAAGTCCACGCTATGGAAGTGCAGCCAGACGGAAAGATTATTCTCGGTGGAAAATTCACCACTTTTAATGGTACTGCTGCAAATGGAATTATAAGGCTTATGCAAGATGGCGCGATTGATACGACTTTCTATACAGGAACAGGATTTAGTTCCGGAATCGTTTACACTTGTAAGATTGATCCTTTTGGGAATATTATGGTCGGAGGATCTTTTTCAGGAAATTATAATGGAACTAGTGTTAATCGAGTTTGTTATCTAGACAGTTCAGGTTTTTTGAAAAATGATATAGATTTTGGTTCAGGTCCTGCATCAGCATCGGTTTATGCTTTAGAAACTGATGCCGAAGGAGCTTGGTATATTGGAGGTTCGTTTTCTGTTTTTGATGGTTTGAATCAAGGAAAATTGGCAAAAATTGATTCAGAAGGAGAGTACGATACTGGATATTTAGCATCAGGAATTGGTTTTGACAATTCGGTATTTAAAATTCTTTCTTTAGAAAATGGAGAAAGTGTAGTAGTGGGCAATTTTAAAAAGTTCAATGGTAATATTGCTTTGAGAATTGCGAAACTTTTAGAAGACGGTTCTTCTGATCCTGAATTTAATTCGGGACAACTAGGAGCGAATAATTTAATTAAAACCGCGGTTTTGCAATCAGACGGGAAAATTATTCTAGGTGGAAACTTTACAAAATATAATGAAACATTGATTAATAGAATTGTTCGAGTTTTGCCCGATGGGACTGTCGATGCTTCATTCAATGTAACATCTGGGTTTAATAGTCAGGTGTATGCAATGGAGATTCAGTCAGATGGGAAAATCATTGTGGCGGGCAACTTTGCAAAATACAATGATGTAAGTGCTGGCAAAATTATTCGGCTTATGCCAGATGGATCTAGAGATAGTAGTTTCAATACAGGATCAGGTGCTGATGGCATTATAGAAGCCATTTTAATTCAGCCTGATGGCAAAATTTTATTAGGAGGTCGATTTAGTACTTTTAACGGAGTCCAATATTCACATTTAATTCGTTTAAATCCCGACGGAAGCATTGATACTAGCTTCAACATAGGTGATGGATTCAATAATAATGTATATGCTTTAGCAATACAGTCTGATCAAAAAATAGTTTTAGGAGGCAACTTTTTGACTTTTAACAAAGTCACGCAAAGAAGAATTCTAAGACTCAACTCAAATGGAAGTTTAGATACTACATTTCAGTCAGGTTCGGGTTTTAGCAAGGGAGATGTTCGAACTATTTTGGTGCAACCTGACGATCGTATTTTAGTTGGTGGAACTTTTTCAGGAACATACAACGGTTCAACATCATTACGGTTAATACGATTATTAAAATCGGGTGCTGTTGATGCTTCTTTTGATGCTCGTTTAAATAATAAAGCATTTGCAATGAGCTTTTCTTCTGATTATAAACTCTTGGTTGGAGGTGACTTTAATTCGGTTTCTGGAATTTCAAAACACAGAATTGCGAGATTAAAACTTTGTTTAGAATCAACAACATGGAACGGAAATTCGTGGTCAAATGGTTTTCCGTCAGGCGGAAAAGAACTGTTTTTCAAAGATGATTATCCAGATTTGATAATTGCGAATGTCTGTAGTTGTACGATCGATGAAGGCAAAAAGGTTACTTTGTTGAGCGGTAATACTTTGAGTCTCGAATTTGCTTATTCGGGCTTAGGAACTTTGATTTTAGAAGATTCAGCAAATTTATATCAGTATGATGATGATATAAAAAATACAGGTATTATTCATTTAAAACGTAATTCATCACCTATTTTAAAATCAGATTTTACCTATTGGTCATCTCCGGTTGGAAATCAAAAATTAATTGATCTTTCACCAAATACAGCATCAGATCGATTTTTAACCTATGATCCGAATGCAAAAAATTGGAAGTCTGAAAGTGGGTCAAACAATATGCTATCTGGTACAGGTTATATTATCCAAGGGCCAAAGGATTTTTCTGAAAGCACTCCTAGAATTTATACTGCAACATTTAAGGGAGTGCCAAACAATGGAAAGATACAAGTTAAGATGGGACCAGCAGATAGTTTTAATTTGATTGGTAATCCATATCCCTCAACACTCAATGCTGACTTATTTTTAAAGGAAAATGCCTCAAAAATTAAAGGAACAATTTACTTGTGGACGCACAACACCCCAATAACCAACAATAAATATACTTCTGATGATTATGCAGTTTATAACTTATTGGGAGGAGTTGGAACTCGTGGTGCCTTGTCAAGTGGCATTAATGAAACAATTCCAGATAATACAGTTGGAGCGGGCCAAGCTTTTTTTGTTGCAAGTCAAAATTCAGGTACAATTGAATTTAATGACGGAATGCGAATGAAGGAAAAAAATAAATCATTTTACAAACCGACAAAAAGGGATAAAATTCAAAAGAATGATATTGAAAGGCAAAGAATTTGGCTTGATTTAAAAAATGAGGAAGGTGTTTTCAAGCAAATTTTAATAGGCTACATTAACGGAGCAACAAATGATTATGATATTAGTTATGATGCAGAATCTTTCAACGGCAATAAGTTTATTGACTTTTACAGTATATCACAAGATAAGGAATTAGTCATTCAAGGTAGAGCTTTCCCTTTTGAACAAACGGATTCAGTACGGCTTGGTTATATGTGTACCATTGAAGGTAATTTGAGTTTAAGCATTGATTGTATTGATAATAAGTTTTCTGACGTAAATATTTATGTTGAGGATAAAGAGTTAAATGTAATCCATAATTTGAAAGATTCGCCATATACATTTAAAACAAAGCAAGGAACCTTTGATGCTAGATTTGAATTAAAATACCTTGATAAAAAATTAGAGGTTGATGATTTTGAAGAAGTTGCAAATTTGGTTTTTGTTTCGGTTAAAGATCGGCAAATTAATATTTATGCATCACAAGAGACTATTAATGAAGCTTCAATTTTTGACCTTACAGGAAAAGTACTCTATAAAAAAACTAAAATTGATGCCTCTAGTTTTCACATCCAGAATCTTAATTCTACAAACCAAGTTTTATTTGTAAAAGTGACTTTGCAAAATGGTTTTGTAGAGACAAAAAAGATCATTTTTTAA